A section of the Subtercola frigoramans genome encodes:
- a CDS encoding glycosyltransferase family 87 protein: MRSRRTAVVWLTLGVGALFLVLAWLSKEPCLALNAAGTGVDWSGGLPFRAACYTDIIPLYGARGFDTTAFPYAHGAVGVSSGAPASQPRFLEYPVLTGMLGWLAAGLSAGYTAISGAGLVPAGIGVVQFFTVTALLLSACWLFVVWAVTRLAPDQPFAAVFVAASPVVALQAFTNWDALAVALAMGAMLAFAAAERAGPKAQSWWIWVVVGGALCGLGAAAKLFPALILVAVLLLGIRNRSLTTFLLATAGALGAWLVVNVPVAVVWPAAWFEFLRINTLRGVNVDSIYQSLASATGWSAPDSAAAGWISAALFVAGVVGAAVFTVRVATAPTLAQLVFIVLALFLLVNKVWSPQYSLWLLPFLVLALARAGGAVLVGSLAAWSAVEAALWFVDMNHFANPGAGVDAWLVGTVIVRTVVTGALVLVVVYSNRHDTSQKCRSTKPFVTGGDATHSG, encoded by the coding sequence ATGCGGTCGAGGCGCACTGCCGTCGTCTGGCTCACACTCGGTGTCGGAGCCCTCTTTCTCGTGCTCGCCTGGCTGTCGAAAGAGCCCTGCCTGGCACTGAATGCCGCCGGAACAGGCGTCGACTGGAGTGGCGGGCTGCCGTTCCGAGCGGCATGTTACACCGACATTATTCCGCTCTACGGGGCGCGAGGGTTCGACACGACCGCCTTCCCCTACGCGCACGGCGCCGTGGGCGTGTCTTCAGGCGCCCCTGCCTCCCAACCTCGCTTTCTCGAGTACCCGGTTCTCACCGGCATGCTCGGCTGGCTGGCAGCCGGGCTCTCGGCGGGGTACACCGCGATCTCGGGAGCAGGACTTGTGCCGGCCGGTATCGGCGTGGTGCAGTTCTTCACCGTGACCGCGCTCCTGTTGTCGGCCTGCTGGCTGTTCGTGGTCTGGGCGGTGACCCGGCTGGCACCCGACCAGCCGTTCGCGGCGGTGTTCGTGGCGGCCTCGCCGGTAGTGGCACTCCAGGCGTTCACCAACTGGGATGCCCTGGCCGTCGCCCTGGCGATGGGGGCGATGCTCGCTTTCGCGGCAGCAGAGAGGGCTGGCCCAAAGGCTCAGTCGTGGTGGATCTGGGTCGTCGTTGGCGGGGCACTGTGCGGTCTGGGAGCAGCGGCGAAGCTGTTCCCGGCGCTGATTCTGGTCGCGGTACTGCTGCTGGGCATCCGGAACCGGTCGTTGACGACCTTTCTGCTCGCGACCGCCGGCGCGCTCGGCGCCTGGCTGGTCGTCAACGTGCCTGTTGCGGTCGTCTGGCCCGCGGCGTGGTTCGAGTTTCTGCGCATCAACACCCTGCGGGGCGTCAACGTCGATTCGATCTACCAGTCACTTGCAAGCGCGACCGGATGGTCGGCCCCCGACAGCGCGGCCGCCGGGTGGATCTCCGCTGCCCTCTTCGTCGCGGGCGTTGTCGGTGCCGCGGTCTTCACCGTGCGAGTTGCAACAGCACCCACGCTGGCGCAGCTGGTGTTCATCGTGCTCGCCCTGTTCCTGCTCGTCAACAAGGTGTGGAGCCCGCAATACTCGCTGTGGTTGCTGCCGTTCCTGGTGCTTGCCCTCGCGCGGGCCGGTGGCGCGGTGCTCGTCGGCAGCCTCGCGGCGTGGTCGGCCGTCGAAGCAGCGCTGTGGTTCGTCGATATGAACCATTTCGCGAACCCGGGAGCAGGGGTCGACGCCTGGCTGGTCGGCACCGTGATCGTGCGCACAGTTGTCACGGGCGCCCTGGTGTTGGTGGTCGTCTACTCGAACCGCCACGACACGAGCCAGAAGTGCAGGTCGACAAAGCCGTTCGTGACCGGCGGCGATGCCACCCACAGTGGATAG
- a CDS encoding dolichyl-phosphate-mannose--protein mannosyltransferase, whose translation MNKTLHPHDADTAALAPPSVGADLATTRLDRWWGRVLSTPARHRRSAWIAPIIVTSFAAFLRLWNLGWPNSLVFDETYYVKDALSMSRLGYEGTWPDDANAQVNRGQTDGFSADAEFAVHPPLGKWIIQTGFALFGRDSTVGWRIAVAVCGILVVLLTYLIARHLFGSIVLASIAGLLIGVDGQAIVLSRTAILDGPLTLLCLAGVGATLLDRRSQNARRMIGRRLLWRRPWLVVAGVLFGLACGTKWSAIWFLLAFAVFVAITDWLASRRSRSGAEPRVSRPSRLVSIRRAAYSTGVLGVSAAIAYLATWTGWFVTDGGSDRHWVQQHNAAWGGGFAWVPPIIQNFVHHHLAMLAFNVNLSTPHGYQANPLTWLLYTQPLSMYTRTTSGGIGPCGESVCRETAWLMVNPIIWWASVAAVIVVLVRFVLRREWMLGVILLGVVAGYLPWLLFMNRTIFQFYSIIFEPYLILALTAVLGYLLGSRTDPPRIRRFGIAVVGGFLLVCLAVSAFFYPLWVASPPVTNGFVDLHFWLVSWRFE comes from the coding sequence GTGAACAAGACTCTGCACCCACACGATGCAGATACGGCTGCCCTGGCGCCCCCGAGTGTCGGCGCCGACCTCGCCACAACGCGACTCGACCGCTGGTGGGGCCGTGTGCTCTCCACTCCCGCGCGCCACCGCCGCTCGGCGTGGATCGCACCGATCATCGTCACGTCGTTCGCCGCGTTCCTTCGGCTCTGGAACCTCGGCTGGCCCAACTCCCTGGTCTTCGACGAGACCTACTACGTCAAAGACGCGCTCTCGATGAGCCGCCTCGGCTACGAAGGAACCTGGCCAGACGACGCGAACGCCCAGGTCAACAGAGGGCAGACAGACGGGTTCTCGGCCGATGCAGAGTTCGCCGTGCATCCACCGCTCGGAAAATGGATCATCCAGACCGGGTTCGCTCTCTTCGGCCGTGACAGCACGGTCGGCTGGCGCATCGCGGTCGCCGTCTGCGGAATCCTCGTCGTACTGCTGACGTACCTGATCGCCCGGCACCTGTTCGGCTCGATCGTGCTGGCGAGCATCGCAGGCCTGCTGATCGGCGTCGACGGCCAGGCGATCGTTCTGAGCCGCACCGCCATTCTCGACGGCCCCCTCACGCTGCTCTGTCTCGCCGGCGTGGGTGCGACGCTCCTCGATCGCCGTTCCCAGAACGCACGACGGATGATCGGCCGCCGCCTGCTCTGGCGACGCCCCTGGCTCGTGGTCGCCGGCGTGCTCTTCGGCCTCGCGTGCGGTACCAAGTGGTCGGCGATCTGGTTCCTGCTGGCCTTCGCCGTCTTCGTCGCGATCACCGACTGGCTGGCCTCCCGCCGGTCGAGGAGCGGGGCGGAGCCACGCGTATCGAGACCCTCACGGCTGGTTTCGATACGGCGTGCGGCCTACTCGACCGGTGTACTCGGGGTCTCCGCCGCGATCGCCTACCTCGCCACGTGGACAGGCTGGTTCGTCACCGACGGCGGCAGCGACCGCCACTGGGTGCAGCAGCACAACGCCGCCTGGGGCGGAGGGTTCGCGTGGGTTCCTCCGATCATCCAGAATTTCGTGCACCACCACCTCGCTATGCTCGCCTTCAACGTGAATCTGAGCACCCCGCACGGCTACCAGGCGAACCCGCTCACCTGGCTGCTCTACACGCAGCCGCTCAGCATGTACACCCGCACGACCTCGGGCGGTATCGGCCCTTGCGGCGAGTCCGTCTGCCGCGAGACGGCGTGGCTCATGGTCAACCCGATCATCTGGTGGGCGTCGGTCGCGGCCGTCATCGTCGTGCTGGTGCGCTTCGTTCTGCGCCGCGAATGGATGCTCGGAGTGATCCTGCTCGGAGTCGTCGCCGGCTATCTGCCCTGGTTGCTCTTCATGAACCGCACGATCTTCCAGTTCTACTCGATCATCTTCGAGCCCTACCTGATCCTGGCGCTCACGGCGGTGCTTGGCTACCTGCTCGGCAGCCGCACCGATCCACCGCGGATTCGACGATTCGGTATCGCCGTGGTCGGCGGGTTTCTCCTGGTCTGCCTCGCCGTGAGTGCGTTCTTCTATCCACTGTGGGTGGCATCGCCGCCGGTCACGAACGGCTTTGTCGACCTGCACTTCTGGCTCGTGTCGTGGCGGTTCGAGTAG
- a CDS encoding glycoside hydrolase domain-containing protein produces MIDAVDPFIGTEITSLPPQSGLAATWWWPKPQVGNTHPGATFPLGMVSACAYSGAYPTGYGQYDLSLEGVPSSIHDRQLASGFTHFQQSGTGAIRKYYNYFRVSPMIEPLDALGRTWDITEEHAEPGWYSATLDSGVTAEITVGPKSAVHRYTFPQHPNARIVIDFSLGGLSIPYGKTIPLRAHLESVSPGVASGQIVVEGTPLSVYIECDTPQWRQMLWYDRRLMPGGTRLDFDHIRPTTLRPFGLMWAGPSKPGQSLGLASVLSPEADLAPGRYGERPDDLSIELRIGFSLRGVEQAKQNLYDDCGEGQSRFSRRKERTQKTWRKALKTITVQTPSDDRQTVFSTALYHSLIKPCLAPSESPFWPADGPFAYDISTMWDIYRTQLPLLTLLMPERSVELANALLTICEEEGNFPIGYRMARGSDRFSRQGSALAHTFLADLCQLGLGGIDWDWALVHMSDDLRRTYGEEFLLRGEAHPITHTLDLAFGYWCTARVAQHLGDKTLVDQFSALSERWSNAFDTSTGLLKDSTYYEGSRYNYSFRLLHDMSGRIALSGGVDRFVAQLDEFFGYGAEPVTQLGNQPSAPEIVAGYALGRFEGLNNEPDMDAPWAYHYAGRPDRTAEIVHNIIHQQFSTGRGGLPGNDDSGGLSSWFVWASLGLFPVAGQNIFLVNAPSFSESSIATDGGPFIIRTRGFVEPEPGGKVQYVHSVELNGSPLERSWITGHELHRGGELVVTLAAEPSTWATEHVPPSHTPFAHTTTAPPARGDQP; encoded by the coding sequence ATGATCGACGCAGTTGATCCATTCATAGGTACCGAAATCACCTCGCTGCCGCCGCAGTCCGGTCTGGCTGCGACCTGGTGGTGGCCCAAGCCCCAGGTCGGCAACACGCACCCCGGTGCGACTTTTCCGCTCGGAATGGTCTCTGCCTGCGCCTACTCCGGCGCCTACCCGACGGGGTACGGGCAGTACGATCTGTCTCTCGAGGGGGTGCCGTCGAGCATCCATGACCGGCAGCTCGCCTCAGGCTTCACGCACTTCCAGCAATCGGGCACGGGAGCCATTCGCAAGTACTACAACTACTTCAGGGTGAGCCCGATGATCGAGCCGCTCGACGCACTCGGCCGCACCTGGGACATCACCGAGGAGCACGCCGAACCCGGCTGGTATTCGGCGACCCTCGACTCGGGTGTGACGGCCGAGATCACCGTCGGGCCGAAGAGTGCGGTGCACCGCTACACGTTCCCGCAGCACCCGAATGCCCGCATCGTCATCGACTTCTCGCTCGGTGGACTCTCGATCCCCTACGGCAAAACGATTCCACTGCGGGCGCACCTCGAGTCGGTGTCGCCGGGGGTTGCCAGCGGCCAGATCGTCGTCGAGGGCACTCCCCTGTCGGTGTACATCGAGTGCGACACTCCGCAGTGGCGACAGATGCTCTGGTACGACCGCAGGCTGATGCCCGGCGGAACCCGGCTCGACTTCGACCACATCAGGCCGACCACCCTCCGGCCGTTCGGGCTCATGTGGGCGGGGCCGAGCAAGCCTGGGCAATCACTGGGCCTGGCGTCGGTACTCTCGCCCGAGGCCGACCTTGCACCGGGGCGCTACGGCGAGCGACCGGATGATCTCAGCATCGAATTGCGCATCGGCTTCTCGCTGCGCGGGGTCGAACAGGCCAAGCAGAACCTCTACGACGACTGCGGCGAAGGCCAATCCCGGTTCTCCAGGCGCAAGGAGCGCACGCAGAAGACCTGGCGCAAGGCCCTCAAGACGATCACGGTGCAGACGCCATCGGATGACCGGCAGACCGTGTTCTCAACCGCTCTCTACCACTCGCTCATCAAGCCCTGCCTTGCTCCGTCAGAGAGCCCGTTCTGGCCGGCCGACGGCCCGTTCGCCTACGACATCAGCACCATGTGGGACATCTACCGCACCCAGCTGCCGCTGCTCACCCTGCTCATGCCCGAACGCTCGGTGGAGCTGGCCAACGCGCTGCTCACCATCTGCGAAGAAGAAGGCAACTTTCCCATCGGCTACCGCATGGCCCGGGGCAGCGACCGCTTCTCACGGCAGGGCAGCGCTCTGGCGCACACCTTTCTGGCTGATCTCTGCCAGCTCGGCCTGGGCGGCATCGACTGGGACTGGGCACTCGTGCACATGTCGGATGACCTGCGGCGCACCTACGGCGAGGAATTCCTACTGCGTGGCGAGGCCCACCCCATCACCCACACCCTCGACCTCGCCTTCGGGTACTGGTGCACCGCCCGCGTCGCCCAGCACCTCGGCGACAAGACGCTCGTCGACCAGTTCTCTGCGCTCTCTGAGCGGTGGTCGAATGCGTTCGACACCTCGACAGGGCTCCTCAAAGACTCGACCTACTACGAAGGAAGTCGCTACAACTACTCGTTCCGTCTGTTGCACGACATGTCGGGCCGCATCGCCCTGAGCGGCGGTGTCGACCGGTTTGTGGCCCAGCTCGACGAATTCTTCGGCTACGGCGCTGAGCCCGTGACGCAGCTCGGCAACCAGCCGAGCGCCCCCGAGATCGTCGCCGGGTACGCACTCGGGCGTTTCGAGGGCCTCAACAATGAGCCCGACATGGATGCACCGTGGGCCTACCACTACGCCGGCCGGCCCGACAGAACGGCCGAGATCGTTCACAACATCATCCACCAGCAGTTCAGCACAGGCCGCGGCGGACTCCCCGGTAACGATGACTCCGGCGGCCTCAGCTCCTGGTTCGTCTGGGCGTCGCTCGGGCTCTTCCCGGTGGCCGGCCAGAACATCTTCCTGGTGAACGCACCCTCGTTCTCCGAGAGCTCGATCGCAACCGATGGCGGCCCGTTCATCATTCGAACGCGCGGCTTCGTCGAGCCTGAACCCGGCGGAAAGGTTCAGTACGTACACTCAGTGGAACTCAACGGTTCGCCGCTCGAACGCTCGTGGATCACGGGCCATGAACTGCACCGCGGAGGCGAGCTCGTGGTGACCCTTGCCGCCGAACCGAGCACCTGGGCCACCGAACACGTACCCCCTTCGCATACCCCCTTCGCCCACACCACGACCGCACCCCCTGCCCGAGGAGACCAGCCATGA
- a CDS encoding glycosyltransferase, with protein sequence MTTIENRLVIVVRADPVICGHSVEARNLAETALERGFDEVRIVTWPIETLERAGLPLKPLDSVLPYSPGIFVDRPAPVGDYKVPDGRYLAGIIGRLVELFTDGVPTVCLSLYLSPHTIAVADALRAAWGTGLPVNVTTIAEAVGSDVTNVVRTAVTEGRLGAAAHILSSYLSQDHCVAVSEYTRDLIITEAELVDQHHGTRFAPQCRERITVSYPAIDADAYTHLDEQVIDEVLAARGLERESYVLFLSRLTAAKGVEELITGFELSESHHDKTLVIAGRGPQAEAIREFASHSPMVDRIRFLDDVGDAEKPYLMAGCAAFVLPSKPRPEFVETFGIALAEKMLAGGGPVITTLTGGIGEAIGDHALIVEVEDPEGIAAALDKAILHTTRDERREWADRAREYALQFDRRRVFDKMFASIPRAKAYEL encoded by the coding sequence ATGACCACCATCGAAAACCGTCTCGTGATCGTGGTGCGCGCCGATCCTGTCATCTGCGGGCACTCGGTCGAAGCACGAAATCTCGCCGAGACCGCCCTCGAGCGCGGATTCGACGAGGTGCGCATCGTCACCTGGCCCATCGAGACCCTCGAGAGGGCGGGTCTGCCTCTCAAACCGCTCGATTCTGTGCTGCCCTACAGCCCGGGCATCTTCGTCGATCGCCCGGCTCCTGTCGGGGACTACAAGGTGCCAGACGGCCGGTACCTGGCCGGAATCATCGGCCGGCTCGTCGAACTCTTCACCGATGGCGTGCCCACCGTGTGCCTGTCGCTGTACCTGAGCCCCCACACGATCGCCGTGGCCGATGCCCTGCGGGCAGCTTGGGGAACCGGCCTGCCCGTCAACGTCACGACCATCGCCGAGGCCGTCGGCTCCGACGTGACCAACGTGGTTCGCACGGCGGTCACCGAGGGCAGGCTCGGCGCAGCAGCACACATTCTCTCGAGCTACCTCAGCCAGGATCACTGCGTTGCGGTCTCGGAGTACACCCGCGACCTCATCATCACCGAGGCCGAACTCGTCGACCAGCATCACGGCACCCGTTTCGCGCCCCAGTGTCGCGAGCGCATCACCGTCTCGTACCCCGCCATCGACGCCGACGCCTACACGCACCTCGACGAGCAGGTCATCGACGAGGTGCTTGCAGCCCGCGGGCTCGAGCGCGAGAGCTACGTGCTCTTCCTCTCGCGCCTCACCGCTGCGAAGGGCGTCGAAGAACTCATCACCGGGTTCGAACTGAGCGAGTCGCACCATGACAAGACGCTCGTGATCGCCGGGCGTGGCCCCCAGGCAGAGGCCATCCGGGAATTCGCCTCGCACTCACCGATGGTCGACCGCATCCGGTTTCTCGACGATGTCGGCGACGCTGAGAAGCCGTACCTGATGGCCGGGTGCGCGGCTTTCGTTCTGCCGAGCAAGCCCCGCCCCGAATTCGTCGAAACCTTCGGTATTGCCCTTGCCGAGAAGATGCTCGCCGGCGGCGGGCCGGTGATCACCACACTGACCGGGGGAATCGGTGAGGCGATCGGAGATCATGCCCTCATCGTCGAGGTCGAAGACCCCGAAGGAATCGCCGCGGCGCTCGACAAGGCCATTCTGCACACCACGCGCGACGAACGCAGGGAGTGGGCGGATCGCGCACGCGAGTACGCCCTGCAATTCGACCGCCGACGAGTCTTCGACAAGATGTTCGCGAGCATTCCCCGCGCGAAGGCCTACGAGCTCTGA
- a CDS encoding FadR/GntR family transcriptional regulator, whose protein sequence is MAHFNTASSRTVGGLHSRVLNSVGADIVSGQLPPGFILNLDEMSAEFDVSRSVLRESIRVLQSLGLVEARQRVGTVVLPWDSWDLFSPQIIFWRGQGPGYYTQMRELLQLRLGIEPIAARLSAAHMTATERRAVCAAADTMDDANRSGDGKVFLEADVAFHTLVLRSSGNAVMAHFAGTVEAVLRTREQERRYTITTYTSPSVDRHHALAAALAESDADGAQRASYAILEATVKEFSTAPSETKDRVEADSPG, encoded by the coding sequence ATGGCGCATTTCAACACGGCCTCGTCGCGTACTGTGGGCGGCCTTCATTCCCGGGTCCTGAACTCTGTGGGTGCGGACATCGTCAGCGGCCAGCTACCACCCGGCTTCATACTCAATCTCGACGAGATGAGCGCAGAGTTCGACGTTTCGCGTTCGGTTCTTCGGGAGAGCATCCGGGTGCTGCAATCGCTGGGACTGGTTGAAGCTCGCCAGCGTGTAGGCACAGTCGTGCTCCCGTGGGATTCCTGGGACCTCTTCAGCCCCCAGATCATCTTCTGGCGTGGGCAGGGTCCTGGCTACTATACGCAGATGCGCGAGCTCCTCCAATTGAGGCTCGGCATCGAACCGATTGCCGCCAGGCTCAGCGCAGCACACATGACGGCCACCGAGCGGAGAGCGGTATGCGCCGCCGCAGACACTATGGACGACGCGAACCGGAGCGGCGACGGAAAGGTGTTTCTCGAGGCGGATGTCGCGTTCCACACCCTCGTGCTCAGAAGCTCAGGCAATGCGGTCATGGCCCACTTCGCCGGAACTGTCGAGGCGGTGCTGCGAACGCGTGAACAGGAACGCCGATACACGATCACGACGTACACCTCTCCCTCCGTGGATCGCCATCATGCCCTCGCTGCTGCTCTCGCCGAGTCAGATGCAGATGGCGCACAACGGGCCTCATACGCAATACTCGAGGCGACGGTGAAGGAGTTCAGCACAGCACCCAGCGAAACGAAAGACCGTGTCGAGGCCGATTCGCCTGGATGA